One stretch of Pedobacter riviphilus DNA includes these proteins:
- a CDS encoding LptE family protein: MKIKIFALILVASILSACSYKFSGASTTGLKTVVVRVFENNAPLVVPTLSNQITESLKSRIRNQTKLIISPTGEGDASFEGRITGYDIKPVALQNSATPTSGANRLTITVSVKYKNNIKEHEKESFEESFTKYFDFPINGAPIQTLLPGAIENINKQLSEDIFNRAFAQW; encoded by the coding sequence ATGAAAATAAAAATATTTGCTTTAATCCTTGTTGCTTCAATACTGAGCGCCTGCTCTTATAAATTCAGTGGAGCATCAACAACAGGATTAAAAACAGTGGTTGTGCGTGTATTTGAAAACAATGCACCATTAGTGGTGCCAACATTAAGTAACCAGATTACCGAATCGTTAAAAAGCCGCATCCGTAATCAGACCAAATTGATTATTTCTCCCACAGGTGAAGGTGATGCATCATTTGAAGGCAGAATAACAGGTTATGATATTAAACCGGTTGCGCTTCAAAATAGTGCTACACCTACTTCGGGCGCAAATAGGTTAACCATAACCGTTTCGGTAAAATATAAGAACAATATAAAAGAACACGAAAAAGAAAGTTTTGAAGAAAGCTTTACCAAATATTTTGATTTTCCAATCAACGGGGCACCAATTCAAACGTTATTGCCTGGCGCTATCGAAAATATTAACAAGCAATTATCGGAAGATATTTTTAACCGTGCATTTGCACAGTGGTAA
- the secG gene encoding preprotein translocase subunit SecG — MVTFLIILLIIACVALGLFVLVQNPKGGGLATGGGTSNMFGVQRTGDVLEKGSWVLLTLIVVLTLAVTTIAKTSGGSAAVGNSAIQERLDKTPSPSPIGGNLNSTKPAASTPAKTDSTKK; from the coding sequence ATGGTAACCTTTTTAATCATTTTATTAATTATTGCGTGTGTAGCCTTAGGCTTATTTGTTTTAGTACAAAACCCTAAAGGTGGTGGTTTAGCTACAGGCGGTGGCACCAGTAACATGTTTGGTGTACAACGTACTGGCGATGTTTTAGAAAAAGGATCGTGGGTATTGTTAACGCTAATAGTAGTATTAACCCTTGCCGTTACTACAATTGCTAAAACTAGCGGTGGTAGTGCTGCGGTTGGAAACTCAGCTATTCAGGAGCGTTTAGATAAAACGCCATCACCATCTCCAATTGGTGGAAATTTAAACAGCACTAAACCTGCTGCTTCAACTCCGGCTAAAACCGATTCGACAAAGAAATAA